The genomic segment CAGCAATTTATAATCTTGAACAGTCACAGGCAGACCACACAATTGTTGCGCTGTTTCACGCATCCATTGTATGGCGCACACTGTCGGTAGTACTGGATTACCCGCGATGCAATGATCTTCAAGGAAGGGCATTGCTACTGGGTTTAGTACACGTTCAACAGTAACCGCGTTGTTGACAACACGGTTAGCAGGAGTAGTAAAAGAAAGAATCAGCGAACCCTCGGCATTAAGCGAAGAGTCCGCATTAAGCTTTTTTACAGCTGCGCCTGTTTTATCTGCTGAGCTTGAGCCCTGCATGCTTGAACCAATTAATAACTGTACGCCCGACTCAGACAATAGGCTGTGAGCAAACAAGTTTGCGCCTTTATCGAGTGGAATAACGTATACGCCGCGCTCAACAAACATTTTCTTCAATGCTGAACTGACCATTCCGCCATCCCAAGGGCCCCAGTTAAAGCTCATTACTTTAGCTTGCGGGTAGTTAGCTGCAAGTTGAAGTGCTGTCTTGTTGAGGATCTCATTAGACATTGAGTAGTCACTTTGGCCAGTATTGCCATAGAAGCCGGCTGCTGATGAGAACATAGCAACCAGTTTTAACTTGCTTGCATCAATCGCATTGATGATACCTGCAAAGCCCGACACTTTAGTGCCATATACACGGCCTAACTCAGCTAAGGTTTTGTCTTGAATATGTTTATCAGCGAGTACACCTGCACCATGAATGATGCCTGTAATCGGTTTAACACCTGCAAGAGATTGCTTGATGGCTGCATCTGAGCTGACATCCATGCTGATGTACTCAGCACTTGCACCGACAGCTTTAAATGCTGCTAATGAGCGATCAATTTCTAAACTGCTGGTAATCGGCCAAACTAAGGCATCAATTTGCTTAGGTGTTGGCTTGTTACCTTGAGATTGAATAAATCCGATTGCTGCTGCTTTTAACTGACTTGTGTTTACTTCACTAACGTTAGGCGCAGCCGCTATGACACTCTTTGCCCAAGTCGGTAAATTACCGGCTAAATGCTCACTGCGACCCGCTAAAATAAAGTGCGACTGAGTTTGTTTGGCAAGAGTAAGGGCACATTCAAATGTGACGCCTTTAGCACCGCCAGTCACCAATACAGTATCTTCACTGTTTAAAGATGTGGTTTGGTAACGGGTTTGAGCAGTTGCCGTAGCTGATAAAGTATGACGACCTTGGTCGCTAATACCCACTTCAGCTGTTGCTGTATCAACATCAAATAGCTCTGCAATAACGGCTTGTGCTAACTCGACAGCTTCAAAGCTTGGGGTAATATCCAATGCTCTACAGAACACAGTTGGCCACTCATGACCTAATGTTTTAGTTAAACCTGATAATGCAGCTTGGTTTAGCTCTGCTTTGGCAAGTTCAGCCGTGTTTAAGTAACCAAAGCCACCATCGATGCGGCTGACAGTCATAAAGCTGACACGCTCAGTTTTTGCTAGCTCAGCAAATGGTTTCTGTAGGTGTTTAGCCATCAAGAAAGCTTGCTCTACTGCTACAAAACCAGCATCACTTAAAGGCAAAGCTCCTTGTGCTGTTAGTTGAGGTTGTAGGTGAACAAAACCGGCGATCTTATGCTGCTTGCTAATTTGAGCAATGACATCGCTAATCGCGTCGTCATTGACCGCAGATAAAGTGAAGCTGGCAATATCACTGCTAAGCGGTGATTGCGCAGATGTCACTGACTCAGGGCTACGAATAACGGCGACGGTTAGGCCTGTTGCTACTAATTTTTCAGCTAAAACACCTGCGTTATGGCCGTCATCATTGATAACGATACAGGCGTCTTTTGAAAAACCGTCAACTAACTTATCCGCCGCTGGTAGCTTTTTTAGCGCAACTTCCTGATGAGGAGGTAAGTCAGTTGCTAACTCTGCTGCGGGTGCAGATTGAGTTTCAACGCTCGCTTGCTTTTTGTTCATAGCGCCTGCGGCTGGCAGTTTAGCGCCCATATAAGATACGATTTCGCCTAGGGTGCGACACTCTGCTAAATCTTCAGGATTTAATTCAGGTAAGCCCGGAAGCTCGTCTTGAACCGTCCCTAAAATTTCAACACGCTTGATTGAATCGATGCCTAAATCCGCTTCCATATCCATGCTCAATTCAAGCATTTCAGTTGGGTAACCGGTTTTTTCAGCAACCACAGTCATCATGGTGCTTTGAACTTGCTCAGCGCTCAGGGCTGTTTCTGCGGTTGAGGCAGCTACTTGAGAAGCGCCTGCTGCGGCCTGTGTATTAGCGCCTTCAGCAGGTAGCTTAGTGTTCATAGCGCCTGCGGCGGGTAGTTTACCACCCATGTACGAAACGATCTCACCAAGTGTACGACACTCAGCTAAATCTTCAGGGTTAAGTTCTGGTAGCGTCGGAAGTTCATCTTGAACTGTACCTAAGATCTCAACTCGCTTGATTGAATCGATGCCTAAATCCGCTTCCATATCCATGCTTAATTCAAGCATTTCAGTCGGGTAACCGGTCTTCTCAGCAACCACTGTCATCATAGTGCTTTGAACTTGTTCCGCACTTAAACCTGATGTTTGAGTAGCTGCTACTTGAGCAGCGCCTGCGGCGGCCTGTGTATTAGCGCCTTCAGCAGGAAGCTTAGTGTTCATAGCGCCTGCGGCGGGTAGTTTACTACCCATATAGTCAACGATCTCGCCAAGAGTACGACACTCAGCTAAATCTTCAGGGCTGAGTTCAGGTAGTGTTGGCAGCTCGTCTTGAACAGTACCTAATATCTCAACACGCTTGATTGAATCGATGCCTAAATCGGCTTCCATATCCATGCTTAATTCAAGCATATCAGTCGGATAACCAGTCTTTTCAGCAACGACTTCTAGCATGGTATTCAAAACTGTTTCAGCGCTAAGACCAGATACCGGAGTCGCAGACTGAACTGGTGATGCAACTGGGGCAGAACCAGCAGCGGGTAGCTTAGAGTTCATGTAGTCAACGATTTCACCAAGAGTACGACACTCAGCTAAATCTTCAGGGCTTAGCTCTGGCAGTGTTGGCAGTTCGTCTTGAACAGTACCTAATATTTCAACACGTTTAATTGAATCGATGCCTAAATCGGCTTCCATGTCCATGCTGAGTTCAAGCATTTCAGTTGGGTAACCGGTTTTTTCTGCAACGACTTCTAGCATGGTATTCAGAACTGTTTCAGCGCTAAGGCCAGATGCAGCTTGAACTGGCGCGGTTTGGGGTTGAGCTACTTCAGCGGCACTTGCAGGAAGTTTAGAGTTCATAGCGCCTGCGGCGGGTAGTTTACTACCCATATAAGATACGATTTCACCCAGTGTACGACACTCAGCTAAATCTTCAGGGCTTAGCTCTGGCGGTGTTGGCAGTTCGTCTTGAACAGTACCTAATATTTCAACACGTTTAATTGAATCGATGCCTAAATCGGCTTCCATGTCCATGCTTAGTTCAAGCATTTCAGTTGGATAACCTGTTTTTTCTGCAACCACTTCAAGCATAGTGTTGAGTACTGTTTCTGCGCTAAGACCTGAAGCGGCAGGGGCGGAAACGGCTGTGTGAGTTGCATTTGCAGTGTCGCTGTTCATAGCGCCTGCGGCCGGTAGTTTACTACCCATATAGTCAACGATTTCGCCCAATGTACGACACTCAGCTAAATCTTCAGGACTGAGTTCTGGCAGTGTTGGTAGTTCGTCTTGAACAGTACCTAATATTTCAACACGTTTAATTGAATCGATGCCTAAGTCTGCTTCCATGTCCATGCTAAGTTCAAGCATTTCAGTTGGGTAACCGGTTTTTTCTGCAACCACTTCTAACATAGTATCCAGAACTTTTTGTGAGCTCAGGGCTGTTTGTGCGCTTAAGCCAGCAGGGGTAGGAACTACAGGTGCACTTACTACAGGAGCGGCTACAGGAGCAGGTGCTTTAATTGGTTCAACAGGTGGGGTTGGAGCGGCCATCGCAGCAGGTTGAGCTACAGGTGTGGCCTTTACTGCTGGTACTACTGGCGTGTTTACGACAGGAGTTTGTACAGGAGGTGCTACTTTCACCGCTTCAACTACTGGTGAATTAACAATTGGTGCGTTAACAACAGGAGCAGTAACAGGTGTTTGACCCGTTAGCATGTTTAATGCATTTTGGCTTGCCTGAGCTTGTTGTTCTAAAAACAGGGTGTGACTTTGTAGCGTTTGCGCTTGATGCTGATGGAATAACTCAATCGAGCGTTGCAAGCTTTCAGGAATGGCTTGGCCTGCAGCAACCATTTTACTTTGCTCTGCCATCAAGTGAGTAAAGGTGTCACCATATTGCTGCGGAATCGCTAAGAATTGCTGATGCAGATCAGCGGCTTGCTGTTGTGCATTAAAGAACGCTTCTAAACTGCCAGAAGCAGGAGCAGCCTGAGCTGATGCATGAGGTGCTATTGCTTGAGGCGCAACGTTAGACACTGTTGTTGCGCCAGATGTGGCAACTTCAACATATTCAGTTTTAATGACTTCTTTTTCCACGATCTTCTCTACTACTTTTTCAACAGGTTTTTCGATAACTTTCTCAACAATTGTTTCGACAACTTGAGAGGTTACTTGGCCTGTTGCTAATGATTTTTCCATCTTGGCACGAGTAGGTGCACTGATGTGGTTGGTTGCATTGAGTTTAACGTTCATGCCTTTTGGTACCGCAGGAGCTGCGATTTCAGCTTGATAAGGGTCAATGCTTGAGAGTGGCGCACCTAAAACGCTAAGTTGCATAGCTGCAACACGAAGTTGCACATCACTGTTGCCCTTAGGGTTTGGATTGATACTGATAACGGATACCGCTTCAGCTTTATTACCTAGGGTCGCTTCAACCAGTTTTTGCAGAATGTTCTTAGGGCCGAACTCGACAAATACGCGCGCTCCCGCATCGTACATATTGTTCAGCTGATCAGTAAAACGAACTGATTGCAGCATATGTTGCTTGAAAGCGGCTTTAATTGATTTAGCGTCACTTGGGTGTTTGTCACCAGTGGCATTTGAGAACAGGTCGACTTTGCTCGCCGTGAACTTAGCTTTATCAATGGCTTTAGCAAATGGCTTTTGCGCATGCCCCACAAGTGGTGTGTGGAAGGCGCCAGAAACAGGTAGCGCGATAGCTTTAAAGCCTAAAGCGGCAATGGCTTTAGCTGCATCGGCGCAGCTTTGTGTTGGGCCTGCAATAACTAGCTGAGTGGCTGAGTTGTAGTTAGCCACCTTAACGCCTTCAAACTCGCTAATGCAGCTTTCTAATTTAGCGATGTTATCGCTATTTGCTGCATCATTTTCATTAGCTGGCAAGATAATGGCGTACATCGTGCCTTTATCTAATTCATTGCCATCTTTATCAACTGCTGATGCGGCCATTGAAGCGCCGCGAGCATAGGATAATTGGTAGTAGTCGTCATTAGAAATAACGCCAGCAGCGCAAAGAGCTGAAAGCTCACCAAAGCTGTGACCTGCAAACATATCTGCGCTAAAACCTGATTGAGTAAACAGTTGGTATTGGCTCATGCTCATTACACCAATGGCGCTTTGCGCGTTATCAGTGCTGGTGAGTAAAGCTGCTTGCGCATCTTTATCTGCTTTTTCAAAGGCTGGAATTGGGAACATCACTTGCGATAATGGCGTTTTATCAAAGCTTGCAAATACCTTGTCGGCTTTGATTAATTGCTGGCGCATTTCAGGGAAGTGACAAGCAACATCAATCCCCATGTTGACGTACTGAGAACCTTGACCTGCAAATAATGCTGCTACTTTCGGTGTGTTAGCTGCTTTTTTACCTTTAGTCGTCTTTTGGTTGGCATTAATCGTGATGAGCGCAGATGAGCGATAGCTCGTACCTGATGGTAATTGCCATGCTTCAGCGTCGTTACTTAGCTGCTTTAACGCTAAACCAAGTTGAGTGGTTAATTCATTAAGGCTTGAGACCACAAGACCCAAACGGGCTGCTGAAGTATCTAAAGTGCGAACAGCATATAGTTTAGCAATGCGGGCAAGTTCAGCTTGTTCGATGCTGCTGTTATCTGTGCCTTTAAGCGCGCTGATGTCAGCGTTAAGCTTGTTGATTTCTGCAATGAGCTCAGCTTTATTGTCAGCGCTAATCAATAAGCTTTGTGCTACTTGGCGCTGACGATATTTCTCATCACGGCTGTGCTCTGGGCTGTATTCTTCTAGTACTAAGTGGAAGTTTGTGCCACCAAAACCGAACGAACTTATACCAGCTCGGCGTGGTGTGCCATCAGGGCGAGGCATCCAAGGGCGAGTTTCAGTGTTAATGAAAAACGGTGAATCCTCAACATTAAGCTTAGGGTTAGGCTTAGAGACGTTGATGGTTGGCGGCAGCACTTTATGATGCAGTGCTAACGCCGCTTTAATCACACCCGCGGTTCCCGCAGTTGATTTAGTATGGCCCACTTGTGACTTAACTGAACCTAAAGCAATGTGTTGCTTTGTTGAGTCATTCTCACCAAATACAGATTTAAGACCATTAAATTCTGCCACATCACCCGCTGCAGTGCCTGTTCCGTGAGCTTCAATTAAGCCAACGGTTTCAGGTGCAAAGCCGGCGTCATCATAAGCACGCTTCAGCGCTTTAGCTTGGCCTTCAGGTCGAGGTGCATAAATTGATTTGAACTTACCATCAGATGAAGCGCCGACCCCTTTAATGACTGAGTAAATACGGTCACCGTCACGCTCAGCATCTTCAAGACGTTTTAATGCCACCATGCCAATGCCTTCACCAATCATCATGCCTTTTGAGTCGATATCAAATGGCTGAATCGTTTCATTGGTGGTAAACGCTGGGGTTTTTGAAAAACTCATGTACATCGATGGCGAGTTATCGGTACATACGCCACCAGTGATCATCATTTCGCTGCGGCCTTCAACCAGTTCGGTTAACGCCATACGCATTGCCGCAAGTGAACCTGCACATGCCGCATCAACCACACAGTTCATGCCGCCTAAGTCAAAGCGGTTAGCAATACGACCAGCAATAACATTACCAAGCGATCCTGGGAACGAGTTTTCTTCCCAGTGAATGTATTGGTCTTGGAATTTTTTGATAAGCATGTCGCTGTCGGCATCGCTTAGGCCGCTGCTTTTAAATACTTTTTTAAGCACAGGGTATTGCAGACGTGCTGTTAGGCTGGCATTAATTTTTTGGCCACCGCCCACACCTAAAGTAATACCGATTTTATCAGTGTCATATTCAGAAGTGACACCAGCATCTGCTAGCACTTCTTTGGCAATCACTAATGACAATAATTGCGAAGTATCGGTCAGTTCTAGGATATTTGGCGGCAGGCCAAATTCCATTGGGTTAAAGTCCACTTCAGGGATAAAACCACCGCGTTTACAGTAGCTCTTATCTGGGGTGCTCTTGTCAGCATCAAAGTAATCTTCAGCGCGCCAGTGGGTATCAGGTACTTCGGTAATAGCATCAATTTTTTCGCTGATTAAGTCCCAAAACTTATTCAGGTAACGAGAGTTGGCAAAGATACTGGCCATGCCGACAATGGCAATGGGCATGTCTTTAAGACGTTTATTCAGTCTTGTATCTTGCGACTCGTTATTATCTTGAGAGCTTGTCTCAGGATTTGTAGGGGCTTGGCTCATTTTGAGTCTCCAGTGTTCAGCTGATCCTTAGCTGATTTATTTTTTTGGTTTGCCGCTTCCGTGGATTGTAAAACTGTTGCGCCAGGAAAGCGGGCTAAAAAGGTGTGGTAATTTTTGACTAATAACTTACGTAAATGAAACGGGCCGTGCTTTAACACATAAGCGATATAACGATTTGTCGCTTGTGTGTGATTGTCTTGATATATGTCGAGATACACCCAGTCGGTTGCAAAGTCGACACCGAGCAAAATGGAATAACTGTCCGCTTGAGTGAGTTGAGGTGGAATCGTTAACGATACAACCTGTACAACGTTATCTGGTGTCGCTTCAGGTAATGCAAGGGTTTTAGCGAGCGTTTCAGGGTTCAGTGTATAAGTCGCTACATCTGTACCCTGAACAATAGGCAGCTGATTAAAATAACACTCAGGCACATGAGGGCTTTCAAATTCATCTAGTTTTGATATGCCGTAGCGCTTTAAACATCGGGCTAAACCAGAGCGAGAGACGTTAGGGTTGATAAATTGTTGTGTGACGTGAAGCAATCTATCCAGTGACATTTTTAATTGATAACGAAGTCCCACAACCACGTATTCTTCCATTGGTGAAAGCGTGGTTTTCAAATGATGTGGAGTATTGGGCGTATCACTGATTGAGTCGCGCTTGCGCCACTTTCTGACAGTGGCTTCCGAGATATTAAGAATCTTAGCCAATTGACTAACACTGAAATCAGAAGTCTGAATAAATTGACGCATTTCAGGAGTCGTTGTTGCATTGCTATGGCGAACAGGGGCCATCGCAACATCGGTTTCTGATGTGGCTTTCTTAGCGGCTGTTTGAGTTACAGCGTGAGCTTTTCTATTTGCGGTCATTTAAGGACTGCCATAGTTCGATGAATACTCCGTACAATCTGTTGGGACTCGGTATAAAAACGTGAAGATTAACGTTTGTTCATCTTCAAAATTAGCGTTTTAGCACAATCGAGCATGCAGAGTACCTGAGGTTTCGGGTCGATACAATCACCCGAAACTAATTAATCACTGATACGACCAGAATTAGCTAACACTTGTAAGCCGAATGGGTGATTTTGTTATAAAAAACGTTGCCGATGTAAACACTGATCTAGGTCAATTCATCTGAGTTGTTAGCCCCGTATGCTATTTTTATGCGCAATAAATAGCCAAACGTAAACAAAGTTAGACAAGAATATGGAAAGTTTAATAATGTGAAAACAGGAGGCCATTATGGCTGAGTTTACTACTGAGCAAACCCGTAATTTGGCTGTGCTCGGACATGTTGGAGCAGGCAAATCATCCTTGCTTGAAGCATTGCTGTATAGAGCTAAGGCAATATCGTTAAAAGGCAGGGTCGACAAGGGCACAAATCATGCTGATTTCACTGCCCAAGAAAAATCCCACCGTCACAGTTTAGAGCCTTCATTTTTACACCTTCAGTATCAACAGCATCATATCAATTTTATCGACACGCCAGGTTTACCTGACTTTTTCGGGCGAGCCTTATTACCTTTGCCTGCCGTTGAGTCAGTACTGTTGGTTATTAATGCCGCCGTTGGTATAGAGTCTGTGACTAAACGTGCTTTTGAAGCTGCAAGAGCGCAAGGTAAAGCGGTGATTATTGCCATTAACCACCTCGACAGTAATCTCACGCGAGTGTCAGATGTGATGATCGACATTCAGCATCAAT from the Shewanella japonica genome contains:
- a CDS encoding helix-turn-helix domain-containing protein, with protein sequence MTANRKAHAVTQTAAKKATSETDVAMAPVRHSNATTTPEMRQFIQTSDFSVSQLAKILNISEATVRKWRKRDSISDTPNTPHHLKTTLSPMEEYVVVGLRYQLKMSLDRLLHVTQQFINPNVSRSGLARCLKRYGISKLDEFESPHVPECYFNQLPIVQGTDVATYTLNPETLAKTLALPEATPDNVVQVVSLTIPPQLTQADSYSILLGVDFATDWVYLDIYQDNHTQATNRYIAYVLKHGPFHLRKLLVKNYHTFLARFPGATVLQSTEAANQKNKSAKDQLNTGDSK
- a CDS encoding type I polyketide synthase, with the translated sequence MSQAPTNPETSSQDNNESQDTRLNKRLKDMPIAIVGMASIFANSRYLNKFWDLISEKIDAITEVPDTHWRAEDYFDADKSTPDKSYCKRGGFIPEVDFNPMEFGLPPNILELTDTSQLLSLVIAKEVLADAGVTSEYDTDKIGITLGVGGGQKINASLTARLQYPVLKKVFKSSGLSDADSDMLIKKFQDQYIHWEENSFPGSLGNVIAGRIANRFDLGGMNCVVDAACAGSLAAMRMALTELVEGRSEMMITGGVCTDNSPSMYMSFSKTPAFTTNETIQPFDIDSKGMMIGEGIGMVALKRLEDAERDGDRIYSVIKGVGASSDGKFKSIYAPRPEGQAKALKRAYDDAGFAPETVGLIEAHGTGTAAGDVAEFNGLKSVFGENDSTKQHIALGSVKSQVGHTKSTAGTAGVIKAALALHHKVLPPTINVSKPNPKLNVEDSPFFINTETRPWMPRPDGTPRRAGISSFGFGGTNFHLVLEEYSPEHSRDEKYRQRQVAQSLLISADNKAELIAEINKLNADISALKGTDNSSIEQAELARIAKLYAVRTLDTSAARLGLVVSSLNELTTQLGLALKQLSNDAEAWQLPSGTSYRSSALITINANQKTTKGKKAANTPKVAALFAGQGSQYVNMGIDVACHFPEMRQQLIKADKVFASFDKTPLSQVMFPIPAFEKADKDAQAALLTSTDNAQSAIGVMSMSQYQLFTQSGFSADMFAGHSFGELSALCAAGVISNDDYYQLSYARGASMAASAVDKDGNELDKGTMYAIILPANENDAANSDNIAKLESCISEFEGVKVANYNSATQLVIAGPTQSCADAAKAIAALGFKAIALPVSGAFHTPLVGHAQKPFAKAIDKAKFTASKVDLFSNATGDKHPSDAKSIKAAFKQHMLQSVRFTDQLNNMYDAGARVFVEFGPKNILQKLVEATLGNKAEAVSVISINPNPKGNSDVQLRVAAMQLSVLGAPLSSIDPYQAEIAAPAVPKGMNVKLNATNHISAPTRAKMEKSLATGQVTSQVVETIVEKVIEKPVEKVVEKIVEKEVIKTEYVEVATSGATTVSNVAPQAIAPHASAQAAPASGSLEAFFNAQQQAADLHQQFLAIPQQYGDTFTHLMAEQSKMVAAGQAIPESLQRSIELFHQHQAQTLQSHTLFLEQQAQASQNALNMLTGQTPVTAPVVNAPIVNSPVVEAVKVAPPVQTPVVNTPVVPAVKATPVAQPAAMAAPTPPVEPIKAPAPVAAPVVSAPVVPTPAGLSAQTALSSQKVLDTMLEVVAEKTGYPTEMLELSMDMEADLGIDSIKRVEILGTVQDELPTLPELSPEDLAECRTLGEIVDYMGSKLPAAGAMNSDTANATHTAVSAPAASGLSAETVLNTMLEVVAEKTGYPTEMLELSMDMEADLGIDSIKRVEILGTVQDELPTPPELSPEDLAECRTLGEIVSYMGSKLPAAGAMNSKLPASAAEVAQPQTAPVQAASGLSAETVLNTMLEVVAEKTGYPTEMLELSMDMEADLGIDSIKRVEILGTVQDELPTLPELSPEDLAECRTLGEIVDYMNSKLPAAGSAPVASPVQSATPVSGLSAETVLNTMLEVVAEKTGYPTDMLELSMDMEADLGIDSIKRVEILGTVQDELPTLPELSPEDLAECRTLGEIVDYMGSKLPAAGAMNTKLPAEGANTQAAAGAAQVAATQTSGLSAEQVQSTMMTVVAEKTGYPTEMLELSMDMEADLGIDSIKRVEILGTVQDELPTLPELNPEDLAECRTLGEIVSYMGGKLPAAGAMNTKLPAEGANTQAAAGASQVAASTAETALSAEQVQSTMMTVVAEKTGYPTEMLELSMDMEADLGIDSIKRVEILGTVQDELPGLPELNPEDLAECRTLGEIVSYMGAKLPAAGAMNKKQASVETQSAPAAELATDLPPHQEVALKKLPAADKLVDGFSKDACIVINDDGHNAGVLAEKLVATGLTVAVIRSPESVTSAQSPLSSDIASFTLSAVNDDAISDVIAQISKQHKIAGFVHLQPQLTAQGALPLSDAGFVAVEQAFLMAKHLQKPFAELAKTERVSFMTVSRIDGGFGYLNTAELAKAELNQAALSGLTKTLGHEWPTVFCRALDITPSFEAVELAQAVIAELFDVDTATAEVGISDQGRHTLSATATAQTRYQTTSLNSEDTVLVTGGAKGVTFECALTLAKQTQSHFILAGRSEHLAGNLPTWAKSVIAAAPNVSEVNTSQLKAAAIGFIQSQGNKPTPKQIDALVWPITSSLEIDRSLAAFKAVGASAEYISMDVSSDAAIKQSLAGVKPITGIIHGAGVLADKHIQDKTLAELGRVYGTKVSGFAGIINAIDASKLKLVAMFSSAAGFYGNTGQSDYSMSNEILNKTALQLAANYPQAKVMSFNWGPWDGGMVSSALKKMFVERGVYVIPLDKGANLFAHSLLSESGVQLLIGSSMQGSSSADKTGAAVKKLNADSSLNAEGSLILSFTTPANRVVNNAVTVERVLNPVAMPFLEDHCIAGNPVLPTVCAIQWMRETAQQLCGLPVTVQDYKLLKGIIFETKEPQVLTLTLTQTESGLKALIASRMHRDPMDSLLRPQYQANLVINEAVINGQTLTTQPTIVADAQQLASAGKVISTDSELYSNGSLFHGPRLQGIKQVLIADDTQLVCNVELPHISSADCAGFAPNLSIGGSQAFAEDLLLQAMLVWARINHDAASLPSTIGKLTTYSPFASGDKGYLVLSVLKSTSRSLTADIALYHQDGRLSCTMSSAKTTISKSLNEAFLAPAKAIADLQESV